One Thermococcus sp. JdF3 genomic window carries:
- a CDS encoding DUF2238 domain-containing protein has translation MLINRESHIIFTSLVVLAVGFLTGIYYRRVDHILRTGWMIAFVLLTYHVSGRYERPDGVAGALLSPFFNRGTLAITSIFLAVHTSLVNVPFTTVDLFNVEMRSVDMISHFLGGLVMWLIITEVLMNLRPDLERGELLGYSFVVLLAVGIGWEFVEWIGSHFTEGILQETLLNKVRDVLMEQLGALSGLLMVSGRDYPFTLPGK, from the coding sequence ATGCTTATAAACCGCGAGTCCCACATTATCTTCACCTCGCTCGTCGTGCTCGCGGTGGGCTTTCTCACCGGGATATACTACCGCAGGGTGGACCATATCCTGAGAACCGGCTGGATGATAGCTTTCGTACTCCTAACTTACCACGTCAGCGGCCGCTACGAAAGGCCAGATGGTGTCGCCGGCGCCCTGCTGAGCCCTTTCTTCAACCGCGGAACCCTCGCGATAACCTCTATTTTCCTGGCCGTACACACCTCCCTCGTGAACGTCCCTTTCACCACCGTTGATCTCTTCAACGTCGAGATGAGGAGCGTGGATATGATAAGCCACTTCCTCGGCGGCCTCGTGATGTGGCTGATTATAACGGAGGTGCTCATGAACCTCAGGCCGGACTTGGAGAGGGGGGAGCTGCTGGGTTACTCCTTCGTGGTTCTCCTCGCTGTGGGCATCGGCTGGGAGTTCGTGGAGTGGATTGGAAGCCACTTCACCGAGGGAATCCTTCAAGAAACGCTCCTCAACAAGGTTAGAGACGTTTTGATGGAACAACTCGGGGCACTGTCCGGCCTGCTGATGGTCTCAGGGAGGGACTATCCCTTCACCCTTCCCGGGAAATGA
- a CDS encoding TIGR04140 family protein, giving the protein MRREILTPIPPAELEEIMEKSGAEVKLTVLGKIERHGIPLSRVLIEGNEREIERFMRGLRLARAGG; this is encoded by the coding sequence ATGAGGCGGGAAATCCTAACTCCAATTCCCCCTGCCGAGCTCGAGGAAATCATGGAAAAGAGCGGGGCGGAGGTCAAGCTGACGGTTCTCGGGAAAATCGAGAGACACGGCATACCCCTCAGCAGGGTTCTGATCGAGGGAAACGAAAGGGAAATCGAACGCTTCATGAGGGGGCTCCGCCTGGCGAGGGCGGGGGGTTAG
- a CDS encoding transcriptional regulator, protein MEALRELSRNHVLGNPIRLGAMLYLLPRGRALFKELLEVLEVTPGNLDSHLKALEKAGYVELYKVFADRPRTAVRITEKGAKETGEYLRALKEALSLISREG, encoded by the coding sequence ATGGAGGCTCTGCGGGAGCTGAGCAGAAACCACGTCCTGGGGAACCCCATAAGGTTAGGAGCCATGCTCTACCTGCTTCCACGAGGGAGGGCCCTCTTCAAGGAACTCCTAGAGGTTCTCGAAGTGACACCGGGAAACCTCGACTCTCATCTCAAGGCCCTGGAAAAAGCGGGCTACGTCGAGCTCTACAAGGTCTTCGCCGACAGACCGAGGACGGCGGTGAGGATAACCGAGAAGGGAGCGAAGGAAACCGGGGAGTATCTGAGGGCTCTGAAGGAAGCGCTATCACTCATTTCCCGGGAAGGGTGA